CCGGGACGCCTACCAGGATGCGGATTCCCGCGGCGTCTCCGCTGTGCTTCTGAAATCATTCTGAACCTAAATTTCCGGAGTCCGTACTGTTTCGTGAGGTACGGTCTATTCGAATCTCTGCAATAATCACCCACGAGGGCTGCGGAGAGTCCGGAATTCCTGATGATCTGTCCGAAGTGTTCGAGTGAAATGAGTGAGGAAACGCGCGGAGGGATCCGCTTGGACCTCTGCGGCGTGTGTTTCGGCGTCTGGTTCGATGGCGGTGAACTTGAGGCCCTCAATGCTGGAGGTGGCTCGTCACGTCTCAACGATGTCCCGGGACGGAACTGTTGTTTCGAGCCCACCGGCAGTTCGGCTCACGTGAAGTGCCCGCGCTGCGAGCGTGACATCCTCCGTACCGGGAAGATCGGCAAGCACGCTGTGATGCGATGTACCTCGTGCAAGGGCCTTTTCCTGCCGAACGCCAACGCTCACTTCAAGACCCGCGAGATCGGCATCCTCGATTCGGCTATCGGCGTCCTCGAGGAGATTGTCAGCTCCCTATTCTGATCGGGTTTTGTGCACGTCCAGGAGCAGCTGGCGCACGGACGCGCGATCGATCTCCAGCCTGCGAAATCGTAGAAAGCATCCGATCCATTACTATTCGACCGGGACAACGGCCAACGCGAGGAGAACGCCATGAGTGCTTCGGAGCGTTTCAACCACATCGGATCCCAGTTCGCGGTCGATGATGTCGAGAAGGCGGTCGGGTTCTATGCGGCCGCCCTCGGCTTCAAACTGGACTACCTCGACGGCGACCCACTGCACTATGCCGTCGTCTTTCGAGACGAGGTCTACATCCATCTCTGCCAACCGCAACCGCCGGAATTTCCCGCTGGCAGCGGGCGCGCCTTTGTTGCAGTGTCAGGCGTCGACACGATCTGGAAACGCGTCCGTTCGGAGACGCCGAACGCCATCGAGCAGCCGATTCGGGACCTGGATTACGGCCATCAGGTTTTGTTCAGGGTATTTTCGGTCTCCGATCCGGCCGGGAACACACTGCGCATTGGCGAGCCGCTCCGAGACCGATTACCGAGCTGTGATTGAATAGACGCTGACAGAACCGGGAGCACTCATGGAACCTGCCGTTCTCGACGAAATCCAGCGTATTTTCCGCTCTGCCGGCTTCGTCGCCGACCTCGGTATCGAGCTCGAGTCGGTCGGCGATGGCGAGTGTGTGACGACCCTCGATCTCAAGGACCGCCACCTGCAGCAAGACGGCTTCGTTCACGCAGGAGTTCTCGCTGCGATCGGCGATCACACAGCCGGCGTAGCTGCCGCAACCATGTTGCGGGATCGCCGGATGGTGCTGTCGATCGAATTCAAGCTCAACCTTCTTCGCGCCGCCAGGGGAGAACGCCTCATCTGCCGCGCGAAGGTTCTGAAACCGGGTCGACAGCTGTCAGTCGTAGAGTCGGAGGTGTTCTGCGTGAGCGCTGGTGAAGAACGCATGGTTTCAAAAATGACCGCCACCATGGCCTACGTCGAACCCTGAGGTGGCACCCCTGAATCCGACTCCACTCGAACGGCCACGCCTCAAGGTGTGTTGCATCACGAGTGTGGAGGAGGCGGAGGTGGCAATCCGGTATGGGGCGGACGCAATCGGCCTGGTGTCGGAGATGCCGAGCGGCCCGGGAGTGATTCCCGATCACCTCATTGAGGAAATAGCGGCTCGAACTCCTCCCGAGGTGGCCACCTTCCTCCTCACCAGCAGCCATGAGGTCAACGCCATCGTCGATCAGCAGCAGAGATTCCGGGTCGATGCCATCCAGCTCTGCGACGCATTGCCGCCAGAGGCCCTCGATCAGCTACGATCGGCCATCCCGGGCACCTCGATCGTCCAGGTGATTCACGTGGTCGGAGAGAAAAGCCTTGGCCAGGCGATGTCGGCGGCCGGGACGGTCGATGCCATTCTGCTGGACTCGGGTGATCCAACGAAGGCTGTCAAGGAGCTGGGAGGAACCGGACGGACCCACGACTGGGCTCTCAGCCGGGTCATTCGCGAACAGGTGGGCATTCCAGTGTGGCTGGCCGGCGGTCTCACATCCGATAACGTCGCTGAAGCGGTGCGGACGGTGCGGCCTTTCGGTGTCGACACCTGCACCGGGTTGCGAACTGACGGTCATCTCGACCAAGGGAAGCTGACCCGCTTCGTACGTGAGCTCCTCGTGGCCGGAGGTTCAGGTTGAAGATCATACCGTCGTCAGGCGGCACCTACATTGTGTTGGTCGAACTCGCCGCACCGACAACGATCACGATCGGCAAGCTCGGCGACCTCTCGCTGATCGCCGGCTTCTACGCCTACGTTGGAAGCGCGCACGGACCGGGAGGCCTTGCGGCGCGCCTGCGGAGATACGACGTCGGACCGCAACGGCTACACTGGCACATCGATTATCTGCTCGCAAAGGCCGACCTCACAGGAGCCATTTTCCGGGCCGACGCGGAACGACGTGAATGTTCCTGGGCACAGTGGGTCGCGGACCAAGCGCAAGACCGCGTGCCGGGTTTCGGTTCGTCGGACTGTCGGTGTGCGAGTCACCTCTTTCTGATTGGAGGCGCCGAAGAAATGCGAGAGATGACTCGTGCATGCGGATGCCAGTTGAAAGCACTCGCCACGATTGGGGCTTGATGATGTCATTCGGTGGAAACAAACTCGCGACAGGAGGTGTCACGTGAACGTCCCCTGGCTGATTGGTGGTCTGCTGTCGGTGCTGATCGGGCTCACGCACTCCATTCTTGGTGAGAAGCTCGATCGGCGCCTGAGCCGACAGGAAAAATGATGAAACCTGCCCCGATCAAAGAGGAAATCACGATTGGCGATCTCGAGAGGGTCGACATGAGAGTCGGCACCATCGAATCGATCAAAGAGGTTCCGAGCTCGAAGAAGTTGATGAAACTCGCCGTCAACTTCGGCGACCACTCGAGGACCGTTCTCGCCGGCATCAAACGGGAGCGCCAGAACCCGGCCGACATTGTCGGGCTCCAGGCATTGTTCGTTGTCAATCTTCCTGTCCGGAAGATGGCGGGTGAGGTTTCCGAAGGCATGCTCTTGGACATCGGATATTCGGACGGCCTGACACCCGCGCTGGCTGTGCCCGAGCGGGCTGTGCCCGACGGCTCGAGGGCCGGCTGACACGAGTCGTTTCTCGATACGGACTCGACGATCACTCCGACCATTTCCGACGACGCTGTTACCATTGCGTCATGTTTGAGACCATCTTGAAAATCGTGGCAGGCTTGGCTGCGCTCGGAATAATCGTCCTGGTTCTGGTTGCCGTCGTGTCCGGACTTCGATCTTCGGTCAAGGCGCTTGGCGACGACGGGGGACAGAATGACACCCCGGACGTCGAATGAGACCTGACTCGCGGTAGAGAAGCCAGCCGCTTCCGGACGCTTGCGAACGGGCAGGGTGTTCGACAACCGGGCGCTTCCGGACGTGACCAGCGGCTGCGGGGCAGATTGATCTTTGGAGAAGCAAATGGAGTACCACTTCGGCCGACTGATCGACCATGTCCACCTGGTCGTGTCCGATCTCGAAGCCAGCAAGACCTTCTATCG
Above is a window of Acidobacteriota bacterium DNA encoding:
- a CDS encoding zf-TFIIB domain-containing protein, with protein sequence MICPKCSSEMSEETRGGIRLDLCGVCFGVWFDGGELEALNAGGGSSRLNDVPGRNCCFEPTGSSAHVKCPRCERDILRTGKIGKHAVMRCTSCKGLFLPNANAHFKTREIGILDSAIGVLEEIVSSLF
- a CDS encoding VOC family protein, producing MSASERFNHIGSQFAVDDVEKAVGFYAAALGFKLDYLDGDPLHYAVVFRDEVYIHLCQPQPPEFPAGSGRAFVAVSGVDTIWKRVRSETPNAIEQPIRDLDYGHQVLFRVFSVSDPAGNTLRIGEPLRDRLPSCD
- a CDS encoding PaaI family thioesterase, whose protein sequence is MEPAVLDEIQRIFRSAGFVADLGIELESVGDGECVTTLDLKDRHLQQDGFVHAGVLAAIGDHTAGVAAATMLRDRRMVLSIEFKLNLLRAARGERLICRAKVLKPGRQLSVVESEVFCVSAGEERMVSKMTATMAYVEP
- a CDS encoding phosphoribosylanthranilate isomerase yields the protein MNPTPLERPRLKVCCITSVEEAEVAIRYGADAIGLVSEMPSGPGVIPDHLIEEIAARTPPEVATFLLTSSHEVNAIVDQQQRFRVDAIQLCDALPPEALDQLRSAIPGTSIVQVIHVVGEKSLGQAMSAAGTVDAILLDSGDPTKAVKELGGTGRTHDWALSRVIREQVGIPVWLAGGLTSDNVAEAVRTVRPFGVDTCTGLRTDGHLDQGKLTRFVRELLVAGGSG
- a CDS encoding GIY-YIG nuclease family protein, producing the protein MKIIPSSGGTYIVLVELAAPTTITIGKLGDLSLIAGFYAYVGSAHGPGGLAARLRRYDVGPQRLHWHIDYLLAKADLTGAIFRADAERRECSWAQWVADQAQDRVPGFGSSDCRCASHLFLIGGAEEMREMTRACGCQLKALATIGA
- a CDS encoding tRNA-binding protein, producing MKPAPIKEEITIGDLERVDMRVGTIESIKEVPSSKKLMKLAVNFGDHSRTVLAGIKRERQNPADIVGLQALFVVNLPVRKMAGEVSEGMLLDIGYSDGLTPALAVPERAVPDGSRAG